One genomic window of Etheostoma spectabile isolate EspeVRDwgs_2016 chromosome 5, UIUC_Espe_1.0, whole genome shotgun sequence includes the following:
- the c5h2orf68 gene encoding UPF0561 protein C2orf68 homolog — MDMLRDEEVHELKYKRGGRLDMSHGFLHHIRRNQIARDDYDKEVKQAKEVKQAKELQRQRHTTTPRRPRRPDIQVYYPRRRHGSEPGASAEAEESNESGSSTETETHATELFWLDYQADSGTITSFLVHKEDKPEEVVERVTEKNILDPAMRSALVARIRKEIDKRRDKR, encoded by the exons ATGGATATGTTAAGAGACGAAGAAGTGCATGAGCTGAAATACAAACGTGGGGGCCGCTTGGATATGAGCCATGGCTTCCTGCACCATATCCGGAGGAACCAGATTGCTAG GGATGACTATGATAAAGAGGTGAAACAAGCCAAAGAGGTGAAGCAAGCTAAAGAGCTTCAGCGGCAGAGGCACACCACAACCCCTAGACGACCCCGTCGACCTGATATCCAAGTGTACTATCCTCGACGCAGAC ATGGATCAGAGCCGGGGGCCAGTGCTGAGGCTGAAGAGTCTAATGAGAGTgggtcgagcacagaaacagagACCCATGCTACTGAACTCTTCTGGCTTGACTATCAGGCAGACTCTGGTACCATTACCTCCTTCCTTGTGCACAAG gagGATAAGCCTGAGGAGGTGGTGGAACGTGTCACAGAGAAGAACATCCTAGATCCAGCCATGAGGTCAGCTCTAGTGGCTCGAATTCGAAAGGAAATTGACAAAAGACGAGACAAACGCTGA